The region TGGTTCGAACAATATACTTGGAAAGAGACACGAAGGAAAAAGCTTTTCACCAGTTGGCAGAACGATTTTCTCAATAACGATCCCGCTATAGTCGCAAAAAAATTAGCAAGGCACGAGGAACAAGTTAAAAGAGAGGCGAAAGAGGCGAGAGAAAGACTTAGGAGAGAACAGGAGACAAGGTTGAGGTTGCAAGCGGAGAAAAGGGCGCGAAGCGTTCCGATTCCAAAAGACGTCGCGTGGAAATCCAAGGAGTTCGACAGAATGAAAGAAGTTCTTTTGAGTAAAAGGAATTTAGTTCCCTCGGAACTCGAAGCAAAGAGGATTCCTTTCGTCGCTTTGCAAGCTGAAAGAGACGCGAAATTGGGGAAAGTTCAAGATAAGATCGCTCATAGGGATGTTTATTTGTTCAATACATTGTCTGCAAAATTTCCTGAACTACTCGAAACGAAAGCAGAAGCCCCGGAATTCGAGGAATTTATTCCGGTAGAACTGGGAAAATCGCTTAATTATTACGTTCAGAAATTTACTGAAATACGATGTAAAGCTAACGAAGAATTAGAAAACAATTTGGCTTCTTAGGCTGTTCGTGTTTTTCTTCTATTCATATGCGGTAACAAGTAAAAGCAGTGGTAAATTGATCATTAATAGATAAACTTATCTATGGTACTTCTAAAGTGTAAACGTGGGAGTTTCGTGTGGGTCATTAAAAAAATTCGTATAATGTCCTCGAACATTccaaatttaatattacatgcCATAACATGTTTGACaaataatttatgtaaataGACAATTATACAGCTAATATGAACCAGCTAAATGGGATCCTCCATAGCAAATAATACAACTAGAACGTAAAAAGTGCAGTGTCGTGTTCGAATTAGTTTAAACATGAAAATCCCATATGTAAACAATGAGGATTGAAATATCGATTCGACATTAAAAATCATTAAATTAAAGGAATGCGTGTTTCAATTGGTTTCAGGGTTTTGGTATAATATGTATGTCATGTGCTTCACCGGCATTGGTAAGCGGGTCCCATTGGTTTCTATTCGTCGCCGTAACAGCTTTCATCGCTACTCTTTTATGGAGTTTCACCTATCTGCTGTCGCTTCGAGAAGCGCTTAAGCTACCTATCAATTGGATTGCAACGGTGAGTAAACAGCTGAACAGCAATTTTTATTATGCAAACGCAACTTCACCTCGTACTTACAAAGTGGTCTGTTCAATTGCAGGAACTTTTGAACACAGGAATATTCACCTTCCTTTATTTTATTGCCATCGTGGTTCAGTTATCTGTCTGGACCTCGCTTGTAGGTTTTGCGGTCTCAAGGAATATTGCCGCAGGGGTAAGAATAATCGTGCCTCGTCGCTAGActgcagatatttatgcaaatttatgtttctatgaatataattagACAGGTGGAATCTATACTACCGCTCATAAGTATCCTCGTCGCTGGTCAAATTGTAGTAACATGAATTTTACTATAGTGTAGTTGCATTTCTAAATATCCCatgaatgcataaaaatctgcaatcTATTTATTCCATTCTACTCAACTATGCGTCAAATGAAAAAACAAGATACAGTTGCTCAAGAAAATTTTCAAACATTTATGGAAATCTTTTAtgaataaaaattcaaaatgcTTTATGTAACACGCACGATATGTGGATAAAAAGCTTCTATGGTAGGTGTCCAGATACGTTTGTGAGCAACTGTACCTGTTTGACGATCCAATCGAAGTCATAAAACGCCCCGGTTTTCACCTACTAATGAGaataacgattaaaattcttctacTATTTGCGTAGGTCTTTGGAATCTTTAATACGTTGGCGTACGCTGCCGGGTCGTATTTCCTCTACGTCGAATTCAGAAGCAGTAACACACAGTGAAGAGAAGCAAAGGTACTCGAAGAGACGCTAGGTACCTGAAGAGCACCTACGACACAGCTACTACACTCGGGTTTTCGCGATCGTACGTTCTACGAACAAGAGTAAGATCGTGGACAGACGAATGAGTCGAAGCTAGTCCAACGGGGCCTCTACCTGATCATGTGTCGTAGCTTAACGAGAGACTCTATAATATACGTGCCTTAAAAATCGATCAAACCGGACGATCATGCTATTCGATCGATAGAGGTTTGCCACTACGGTTTTCTGGGATCATGATCGCTACTCGAACGATTATAAAACAAAGATGAATGCAGTTTACTACTGGTTCAGGACGGGTTAATGCGCCGAAGAGATATCAACGATTCTTAAAGTTTTTGTTTTGACGAGATTCGTGTATCTTCTTCGTTACGCGGTTCAATTTTTCACTGTACAAacataatatacaataataaggAAAATGTTACggttaaaataaaatgtaaaggTTACCTTTTAAAAGCAAATTGCGTTTCAGAATCGATAAAATCCATATTGGATGTcgatctctttttttttttataatatgcaaCGGATTATATAGTTTGGTCATCGATGTACCTTACGCGGCACTTCTCGTCCAATTTAATTTTCTAACTGTACCTTTCTCGCACTATCGcgactttttatttatatgtatacacgCATTAGTTAtatacgtttatatatatatatatatatatatataaatatctgttttataaagtTAATATATTTGCACAAATTGAACGCTATACAtcgttttttcttccttttgtttttttttttattttctgtcAATCACATAAAGCACACTTATGTAATTCACTTTCATTGATGTAAGAGCTGTTCGCTACTACGTGAATGAGTGTGTTCCTGGATACATTGTACTTTTTCTGTACACATTACCATTGAAATATATGTTCGTTTTTGACATTGTCTTTGAATTCCATTTGTACAGCGTTCGAATAATGCTTCCTCTCATTTCAGTGAGTCAGATgaggaaaataaagaaattttgaaatatgtataacttTTCTTTTTCAATCTACAAGAATAACATCAGTGGAAAGATAAGCATCAGTGGAATGGATTTATCAAAAGGCAGTTAAGAAATTATATACAAGGCTTGCAAAAAGATCGCCGACTGTCTTCCTATATTTAATGAATAATTCAAAATCACCTAACGTCAACCAATTATCAGAGTGGAAATTAAAGGATTGTTATCGAGTCTGATTCGACGATCAAATGCTGTCATATGCTGTTTTTACACTCGTTACTttacttttccttttattttatatcacaTTATTGATTTTGGTTATTATTCAAGCTAAATggcaatgaaaaatattttgcttTGACTGCTAATACTTAACTCGCAACACgctataaataaatgtaaattagaACACGGTGCGTAAACATTGCGCTCGTGGAATTACGTCAGACTATAAAGTcagaaaattaattgaaaattttatcgAGAACCTTGAAATTTCATTCAGCGGAAACTCCTAAAAAATTGCAAGAATACGAAACCATAACTAAGTTACCAAAACTATGTTTTAATGCTTAAACTTGAGGTTTGTATTTCATCGATATAtattgatattttgctttgtgGTAATCCACATAACTTTGACTGCGCATCTTATTATGTACACAACTTCGTTACTTTCTTTCAATTTAATGTTGGTATACGTGTATACTATAAGTTCATTCTCTAGTTAGGAAGACGGATCCAAGTATGATATCATCCATGACGTCACTCGTGCTATGGTTGGAAACGTAAGTCCGCACCTCAGTCATTCGCAGGCGATCAAGGCGCGACCACCTACCTTATTAAGGTCAGTGTGAGATTTGTATACATTCCGCCTATTATTGCCGGTTGTGAGTCGTGAATCAGTGCAGTACAattttaacgatatacatttcaataatataattcctgaaaaaaagtatttatacacagctattatacaaaatatacgaaacagtatttatataaaatcattatgTGAAacttattactatttattattgttCGAGTGTTTTGATAATGAGAAGAATGATAGAAATTTCAAAGAATATCTCAGATTAAATAAACAACACTTGTTACGTGCCGTCAAGCTGTTTGAATTCAAATTGTTTCTATTCATACAATTGATTAATTTGAACGAGCCTTCATATTAGATGTTATTCTTATCATGAATTTTTTAACCTCTTCCCATCGCAAGACGAAATATCTCGCGACGCAATGTCGTTCGTGATATACTTTGGACGAGATATGTTGCAACGTAAAATCATTCGTGTGATGTTTTGTACGAGATACCTGTTTCGCGATGCATTATCGGATGCTGCGTGACGAGgtacatatttaataatttcgtCTTCCTATGCGAAGGGATTAAACGATATCTTTGATGCATACAAtagcattttataaaatatgtcaCTACGTTTGGTCAGATCAAAACATTATAGAATTCGATTTTTCCTTATCATATGTCATTACATGTACTATCAGGAATAGATAGGAACAAGATAAATATATTATGAATAAGTTGACAGGAGATCCCAACAATTATCCGATATTATTATCGTGCAATTCTTTCTTTGACACACATTCATTTAAAAATAACTGATGACTAAATTTCACACATGCTCGCTCGTAACCACGCTAATTCGGGTGTATTCGTGACTCGAATTCACGAAAACAGTATCGGTATATTTTGAATGGACCATGaggtttattattaaattatgaaaattaattcGTATACATAAATTCGATACgagatatttatttaataaatatttattttaggtACTTTTCTGCATAAAGCtttaatttattattccaaGTATTAGACGTTTATTTtacttatctttcttctttatttatttaaactcgCACGATTCTTGGTCTATGagtatttctctcttttttaaatataaggAATTAACGGTTGCGTTCAGTATAATAAGAGAGGTATAATGTTTTTTTATACGACTCTATCTTCTATATCCTTGAAAATACCGGAAGGAGATGTGATTCCGACAGTTTAGACGCGGTATCGATCAGTAGCAAACATTAAGGGTGCGCCGGGATGAAAGAAACGATAATGAAAGTGAACGCATCTACAATCCTCTTCTCGTACATTACTATCGCTCGTTGAATTACCGTCGTTCTTGCGttctatttttattcgttatttggcaaatatttaaacataccgtaagacatttaaaaattaaatcaatATACAAGAGCATGCATTTTCTTGGAACGAATGAATTTCGTGAAAGAAGAAAGTCTGTTGACGAAATAAGGTTACGTCCCAAAAATCGCTGGCCTTGGCCTTCTTCTTGCCCACAAACTTTCGCTTAAATATGTATTCCGAAGTTGTTTCCCTACGAAACGCCCACAGCTGTAATGTGCTGCTTTAAAATTTCAGAGTCGATAAAGAAGGAGATGACAATGTCGCATTCGGTAACCATTAGAACTCAAACGGTAACGAGCGGTTCCACATCGGTTAACATCAATACAGGTTATTTAAAATCGTTTGGCGGTCTATTTAAATTGTTTGAAGTGGTAAGTATTTATTAGAAATGTTCTAACGTAAACTggtacatataaatattatacaatatttctACGTATAATTAAAACTCAGCTCGACGATAAATGTAATCATGAAAATCAAACTGTAGGAGTAATTAACTCCGTAAAATGTACACATATTCATCTGGATAAAAATTATACTTGGAATTACGAATTGCGGAAATATTATAGTACATATAGAAACTAAATTTTGATATATTCCGACAATGAATgacattttaataaaaaaaattcacaTTTTTCAACAGAACTCTTGCCAAGCAAATATCCACAACATTTTTAATCTCTTCTCTCTAATTAGGTTTCCATATCGTTATCAAAGTTCCGCTTTCGTCTAAAAAAAGTGCGATAAGTGTATTTATCTTACCGAAATTCTTTCATTTTAGGCACTTGGAGTAGTGTGCGTGGCAATAGTAGCGAACAACTATGACAGTTACGTATACACCGCAGAACTATTCTTCCTTCTAATAACAACGACATTTTTGATCGGCACCTTTATTTTGCTTCTAAGTTGCTTAGCTTCCCTAACAACGTCCACTATCATTGCGAAGACTATTTATGTAAGTTTCACATTGTGTATTTACGGTGAGGCCCAGTGTAGCCGAACGATGCGGTACGATTGCGATTTCGCAGCAGTCGAAACTCTCTAACGATACAGCCACACAATGTTTCCGACAAATGATCAAATATTGTACGCTAAAAGTTAAAAGTATAGTAGAACTCCATAGGAGTTTCCCAATTTCGTAACTAAGTTTTCGTTCGTCTGCATCGGgtttaattaaacgaaataaTCGACGAATCAGATCAAACTAAACAATCAGACTTATACCTCGCGTCTTTTTTTAGGAACTTCTTTATCACTCTATAGCATTTGGATTATATTTAGCCGCGTCTTTAACATACGTGGTGCATGTGAGTAATAACGTGAAAGGCCGAAGAGGATACGAAGTATTAATGGCAGCGGCAGTAAGTGAAAAGAACAAAGCCACTCTTTTTACAGCCATCCGAAATTTTACTATATATTACTGTTTGCTATGTTTTCTTTTAGATTTGTGGTCTTGTAAATTCAGCGCTATATTTTCTCAGCACGATCGTTGCTCTTCGCACGTACAGAATACATTAACAGCGCCTTGTAACAAGAATTCGGACAAGTTTTGAAATCATATATTCAACTATCGCGTTTCATATATTTCGCAAACCATCGAGTCGGGCATTGTTCGATTATATAACGCAACACGCCTTTTTATACACTGttttcaaatttaataaaaaatattttttgtatggtactttatacattttaaatatatttatacagtaCAATCGCGATATATCTCCTAGCTATTGAAACGTGTTACAATATCGTTCTGAAAATTGTTGCAATTTggcaattatttatttgtaaaacAGCAAGAACCGTTTTTATATACTCTAAAaacatatatttgtataatcAAGTACATAcgcatatttattataattatatataattacatagACATATATTTATTGTACTAATGTGTAacgtaataaaaaagaaaagaaaaaaaaaaaaactacggAATCCGCTGAGCTGTGCGAGTAGGTTAACGAAACCTAAGTGCAATTACCTACTCGTTTGTAGGAGAAAGCCTAACTTTTTTCCTTTATGCACATCGGCGTGTGACTGACGTAATTATGAGTCAGAAAATTCGAGCGTAGCGTCGACGAAAATGAAACTTTCGCACGGCCATTGACAGGACGTGGGtctgcacgtagcaacgtatgCGAGAGGAGTTTTGATAAAGCTGTACAAAGACAGAGAACAGGATACTGCGGTGCGATGCATAATGTAAGCAATTACATTGTGTATGCGAACAATCGAGGAATCTATAGATCTCATTTACGTTCGTCGATCCAAAAACGATCAAACCATATCCACGATGATTCGTGTTACAAGCAAAGCCAGAACGGTTCTGCGGCATGAAACAAAACGAAAAtcaagaaataagaaaattgcACAGAGGGCTTCATTTTTTgggaaatcgagtttgaaaatctCATCGAGTACAATATCCTGGAACGAACGTAATTAGAACCTTCTTCTCACAGATGTGAACATTTCTACGCGGTTTTATAGTCACGAGACGCACTGTAAAATTTTCGTTGCAGTTTGATTGTTTTTTAATCTACGAATATAAATCGGATCTATAGATCCTTCATCTACGTATCGCGCAAGTTTGTTATTCCTGCCTTTCGTCTTATTCTCCGACTTCTACGAATTACTTTACTGTGTATACCAGCACCGAATGCAGATTTTGTCTCGCTTCTCTGGTCTCTTTAAAAAACATTCCTAATCGCATGTTTCTTTTTTACGTTTCCCGTGTCGACAGTACAGCTGGTCGGCCACATATTTCGGCGCAGCACGTGCCAGAAATAGACATCGGTATCCCTTGTGTCGAATACGACGTAGGGGGTGCAACGACATTTAAAACGTTCTGCATCAACCGGAGAAAACACCCTCAGTTAGTTGCAAACAGCTCGTCGACGCGGCTCGCGTTCTTTCCCGGCTTGTTACAATAGTTGGCTGTTAAGTACGCGTACAGTATATCTGTCGATCAAACGACGATCTCAGTTTCGAGCTTGTAACGGATCATCGAGTTGATTTATCCTCTTCGTTGTAATGATGCGAATTAATCGCCGTTTAACCAATTAGGGTGATTGAACGAAGAGTCTGAGTGAACACGAGACGGTTTAACGAACCTATAAATCGCCACCTCCTACGTGCATTTTGCAACAACTACGATCCAGGCAGGTGGAAACGAAGATCGTGAAAGATCGGGTAGAAAATCGTGAAATCAGCGTTAATCGGTAGATAGATCGGCGACGAGACGATATTATGGGTAGAAACGGAACTGGTCCGGTGATCCGGATGTCTTCTACGGGCACGCACGCTGCTGGAGGCGTAGAATGTTGTTACTGCAGATGTTGCACGTGTATACACGTGGAATTTCTAAAAACTCTACCCGGTTTTCTAAAACTGGGCGAGACGGTGAGTTCGATGATTCGAGAAACgatcttttatttatatataaaaatatttcatatatagaGCTTCTCTACAAACATATAGGTCGttcaaaaagtttctttcgttttgtaaggaaataatggatgcacaacatttttccttttatattattttatcgaattacgtatgatccattttgttctttCAAGGTAAATATCACAACGTTTGACAGACTAGGTTTCATGttcgtataaagatgcatcgttgtaaaagacgcgtctgtaaaagaaagacgctTCTCCTAAGACAACCTAATgctgtatgtatgtatgaagCATATATCACGAATATGTTCGCGAACAGCGACAAATAGACGACGAACTATTCGTGAACCATGTATCAGAATATAATGTACCTCAAAATATGATACGAGAAAGTGAATAAACTTGTGAATAAACTTATTACATGATCTAATAGGTATAACAATAGCCACCAACGAGATGTATCTGTTTTTCAGATTATCAGCGGACTGATACAAAGCTTGTTAATTAATTACGGTTTAAGATACAGTACAACGATCGGTTCAGCTTTCGAAGGAGCTTTAACTACGTCTTCCGCCTGTTTCTTAACATCGGCGGTATTACTCGCTTGCTACATCGTGTCTGAAAAATCCTACAGACTGATTCGATCATCTCTATTCGTACGTTAAACTTGTACAACATCATTTTTCGTTCGTAAAGAATCCTCCTCCTATGAATCGTATGCGCATGTTGCGCATATTCGCGCGTATAATACAAAGCTGTTAAACCTTATTAAACGCTTGAACATCCGTAGTTGACAACTAACACAACCAGAAATGACATTTTATTCTCTTCTAGGAATTGATGTTCAATGCGTTAGCATCCTTCCTGTATTTAAGCTCGGCTTCCTATCTGGCATTTTCCACGAAGCTATTTCTCCTTCCAGAATATTACATAAGGCCAGGGTTCGATGTTTATCCTGCAATGTCAGCTGCTTACGTACGTATTCTATCCTTAACAATGATATCTGTTTGTGCGTTCATTCTTGATATCGTGCTGGTACTTTCGTAGATTATGAGTGGTTTTGTCGGAATATTACACGGGGCAGATGCATATTTCTCTTACACGCATTATAAGAGCGGAAGATGAATTGGAAGGGGAGTGAAATGTATAAAAACATCGCACGATTCGTGACAGAATCAAGATCCAAATACAGAGTACAATGTACAAGGTGAGTAATACGTATAATTCGAACCAAATTCTCCTTAACATATCCGCTGCTACTGACGCATACGTTGCGTCCATTCAATTATTTAAGTAACGCAACTGTTGCATTTAATCGAATCTGTCGCATCTAGATTCGAATCTAGTTGAAAGTATGCTGCTCCTGTTTTTCAAAATACCCATAGATGATTCGAATCTAATCTACGAGCGAAGCAGTTATACCGGAAACAGAAAAATTCTTCAAGAATGGTTCTTTAAACAATCGTATCGTAGCAGCAGCGGATTTGCTTAATCGTATTGAAACTGTTCTTCGaaaattaatttgtattttttcattttacgcgcATGGTTCATTTCAACGTCGAAACGAAATTATATAGTTACAGAAACTATATCTACGTCAACGATCAATCGAGAAAGACCTTTATTTAAATACTTATGTTAAATTAATACGAATAGCATTCCAAAATTATGTAACGAACGaaagtattataaaaatatagaaaacgaACGTCGTATTTATTTAAATCCTTCTCGTTCTTAATCCTTTGTAAGTAACGTCAAAGGTTAAAGATTATCAATTTCAATAATGCGAGATAATCCCCGAAGCATGAGTCAAATTACAGGAATTCCTCGAGCGTTTTCTTCCGTGCGTACGTCACTTTTTCTCATTCACGTGCATTACTATAGGAAGTCTAGATTTTGGTGAAAATTGTCAAACGAGATTCCAATTTCGATTTTTACTAACCCTTCGCGATAAAAACTTGGAAAACATTAGCTGCCTGGATAATCCTTTTCGCATTACCTCAACATAAAAAGCAACCAAATATCGATGCTCGATGTTAGAATATTTCTATGATGTTTTGTGCACTACACACAGGATACGGAGTATGCGAGTTGCATAGAAAATGTACATACAAATTGTAGAATCTAATATGCAACTTTTTGGTTATTAGATACCGAAATGGATTATTGGTTTGTGAGATACATAGAATGACATAGAACGTGAGATGCGATGGAACGTGTGGATCTGGAATGTGGGACAGGAGCTTTTATTCTACATCTTTCATTCATTCTTCGTCAAAGAATCGTCTCTTTTTCGGTTGCATTACGACGTCCAGTCTCTACGTAATTTCCATTTCTTAAGTCGCGTTCATGAAAAtgtgaatttgtataaaaattcgtTATCCATTTGTTAAAGTAGAATGTCGAGTACATGTCATACCGAAGTCGTACAAGATAAAGTTTAACGTTTCGTTGCAATAAAAGGAACAAATAACGAATCGAGCGAAAATGAACACAACTACGTTGAACATCGTTGCTTTAATCCTGTTATAAATCTAATCTAAGATTGACGAAGATGAACGATGACGAATAATTTCGAAGAGGACTGTACAAAGCAGTGCAGGTCGTTTAATAATTTTCGTACCAGGTTATCCGTGGATCACAGGCACACAGTGAATGGAAGTTATACGTTGCGTCGGTCCTCACGGACTCTCCGATCGAGACCGTGAGGTTTCTCTTTCCTCTCTGCCCCACCTTTCTCTTCTCGCGATCCATGAAGCGTAGCTAGagcctctctttcttcttctt is a window of Bombus affinis isolate iyBomAffi1 chromosome 12, iyBomAffi1.2, whole genome shotgun sequence DNA encoding:
- the LOC126922745 gene encoding uncharacterized protein LOC126922745: MTMSHSVTIRTQTVTSGSTSVNINTGYLKSFGGLFKLFEVALGVVCVAIVANNYDSYVYTAELFFLLITTTFLIGTFILLLSCLASLTTSTIIAKTIYELLYHSIAFGLYLAASLTYVVHVSNNVKGRRGYEVLMAAAICGLVNSALYFLSTIVALRTYRIH
- the LOC126922683 gene encoding CKLF-like MARVEL transmembrane domain-containing protein 4 isoform X2, with the protein product MMSETVVTMDGSSNNASNNPRQVPTVKTEPVQPNPLLGITLNVSYFRTIPGIIKLTQVGFGIICMSCASPALVSGSHWFLFVAVTAFIATLLWSFTYLLSLREALKLPINWIATELLNTGIFTFLYFIAIVVQLSVWTSLVGFAVSRNIAAGVFGIFNTLAYAAGSYFLYVEFRSSNTQ
- the LOC126922742 gene encoding protein singles bar → MGRNGTGPVIRMSSTGTHAAGGVECCYCRCCTCIHVEFLKTLPGFLKLGETIISGLIQSLLINYGLRYSTTIGSAFEGALTTSSACFLTSAVLLACYIVSEKSYRLIRSSLFELMFNALASFLYLSSASYLAFSTKLFLLPEYYIRPGFDVYPAMSAAYIMSGFVGILHGADAYFSYTHYKSGR